A stretch of Arthrobacter sunyaminii DNA encodes these proteins:
- a CDS encoding ParB/RepB/Spo0J family partition protein, with translation MTEKRRGLGRGLGALIPSSAAPEEPASTSSVPTRAGRPVDVFFPSAADNVTPSRPAAQGVRRGSGINKDALRGPASKSSAASSPRQQNRTQPSGPEDGLGGAGEETSPTGSATSGAAKRAAKAVKAPDGASQSNGDSQGVEPTQDAAQGTEGSGVSRETLVEVPGATFAEIPVDSIHPNRKQPRSVFDEEDMAELVHSIREIGVLQPIVVRPSAENDPEHPYELVMGERRWRASREAGLEAVPAIIRSTQDVDLLRDALLENLHRSQLNPLEEAAAYQQLLDDFECSHEELADRIGRSRPQVTNTLRLMKLPPLVQRRLAAGILSAGHSRALLGLADAAEMEKLAQRIVAEGLSVRATEEIVALSDGLRRPAKAAKPKTGARHERLDYLATSLSDRLDTNVKITLGARKGKVSIEFASVDDLNRIMGVLAPPAN, from the coding sequence GTGCCGGGCGTCCCGTCGATGTGTTCTTCCCGTCCGCCGCAGACAACGTAACGCCTTCTCGGCCGGCCGCCCAGGGCGTCCGGAGAGGCAGCGGCATCAACAAGGATGCCCTCCGGGGCCCCGCTTCCAAGAGCTCGGCTGCGTCGTCGCCGCGCCAGCAGAACCGCACACAGCCGTCGGGTCCTGAGGACGGCTTGGGGGGTGCCGGCGAAGAAACTTCGCCCACGGGATCCGCCACGTCCGGTGCTGCCAAGCGTGCTGCGAAGGCCGTGAAGGCCCCCGACGGCGCTTCCCAGAGCAACGGCGACTCCCAGGGTGTCGAGCCTACTCAGGACGCCGCACAGGGCACTGAGGGCAGCGGCGTTTCACGTGAAACACTCGTGGAGGTGCCCGGAGCGACCTTTGCCGAGATTCCGGTGGACTCGATCCACCCGAACAGAAAGCAGCCTCGGTCGGTCTTCGATGAAGAGGACATGGCCGAGCTGGTTCACTCGATCCGCGAGATCGGTGTTCTTCAGCCGATCGTGGTCCGGCCCTCCGCTGAAAATGATCCCGAGCACCCTTATGAACTGGTCATGGGTGAACGCAGATGGCGGGCCAGTCGTGAGGCTGGACTGGAAGCTGTTCCGGCAATTATCCGCTCCACCCAGGACGTGGATCTGCTCCGGGATGCCCTGCTGGAGAACCTTCACCGCAGCCAGCTCAATCCGTTGGAAGAAGCGGCAGCGTACCAGCAGCTTCTGGACGACTTTGAGTGCTCGCACGAGGAGTTGGCGGACCGCATTGGGCGGTCGCGACCGCAGGTTACCAACACATTGCGGTTGATGAAGCTTCCTCCTCTCGTACAGCGCCGGCTTGCAGCCGGGATACTGTCCGCCGGGCATTCACGAGCACTGCTGGGACTGGCCGATGCGGCGGAGATGGAAAAGCTGGCGCAGCGCATTGTCGCTGAGGGTCTTTCCGTCCGTGCAACTGAGGAGATCGTGGCTCTGAGCGACGGGCTTCGGCGTCCCGCCAAGGCTGCAAAACCGAAAACCGGCGCACGACATGAACGCCTTGACTACCTTGCCACCTCCCTTTCAGACCGACTGGATACCAATGTGAAAATTACGCTGGGTGCGCGCAAGGGCAAAGTCAGCATTGAGTTCGCCAGTGTTGATGATCTGAACCGGATTATGGGAGTGCTGGCCCCGCCGGCGAACTAG